A single Biomphalaria glabrata chromosome 2, xgBioGlab47.1, whole genome shotgun sequence DNA region contains:
- the LOC129924822 gene encoding proto-oncogene Mas-like — translation MELNPLYSSVQINSLQPDLFKLKSMYTLNESTDVQQHVPNDENLFFNWVVFSLIMNTCISSLIGLLGLVSNVINMVVFFHQGLNSSITISLFCMALTDIFTILFVLWANICFNPYIETVRAPFYFGELFYFTGGWPSGFSVRVTLYITVYITAERCLCILFPLSIKTLITPGRTRVVVGIIIVLNALTLVPEYSSIYLSWQFSPERNETLLGAAFRSNRAETHGVTFLLHVLLVIVGQVCVIILTGVLIIHLRRQTEWRMKSVGDKKKETSYSARDRKSQALVIVVATSVVVCYIPLTPVSLITVFMPEFSIGGKYSKVFVDTWDTIFVFSLINAASNILIYYKMNSKFRTKLLQLVHRHGYLDQGRP, via the coding sequence ATGGAATTGAACCCACTCTATTCAAGTGTACAAATCAACAGTTTACAACCTGACCTTTTCAAACTGAAGAGTATGTATACTCTTAACGAATCTACCGATGTTCAACAACATGTCCCTAATGACGAGAACCTTTTTTTCAATTGGGTTGTATTTAGTCTGATTATGAACACCTGCATTTCTTCGCTGATTGGACTTTTAGGACTAGTCTCTAACGTCATCAACATGGTCGTTTTTTTTCACCAAGGGTTGAACAGCTCAATCACCATCAGCCTGTTCTGCATGGCGCTGACGGACATCTTCACAATCCTCTTCGTACTTTGGGCAAACATCTGCTTCAACCCTTACATCGAGACTGTCAGAGCTCCGTTTTATTTCGGAGAGCTGTTCTACTTCACCGGGGGCTGGCCTTCGGGGTTTTCCGTTCGCGTCACCCTGTACATCACAGTGTACATCACAGCAGAGAGATGCCTCTGCATCTTGTTTCCTTTGTCGATCAAGACTTTGATCACGCCGGGGAGAACGAGAGTAGTCGTTGGTATTATCATCGTACTGAATGCACTAACTCTTGTTCCCGAATActcttctatctatctgtcttggCAGTTCAGCCCGGAAAGAAATGAGACTCTACTCGGGGCTGCTTTCAGAAGTAACAGGGCTGAAACCCACGGCGTGACGTTTCTTCTCCACGTCCTGCTTGTAATCGTCGGGCAGGTCTGCGTCATTATTTTGACCGGCGTCCTGATCATTCACCTCCGTCGCCAAACTGAATGGCGGATGAAAAGCGTGGGAGACAAGAAGAAAGAGACGTCATACTCTGCACGCGACCGGAAGTCCCAGGCTCTGGTTATCGTAGTGGCTACATCAGTCGTCGTCTGCTACATCCCCCTGACCCCCGTCTCGCTTATCACAGTGTTCATGCCAGAGTTCTCTATTGGCGGGAAATATTCCAAAGTGTTTGTGGACACCTGGGATACCATATTTGTGTTTTCACTGATCAATGCTGCTTCCAATATTTTGATCTATTATAAAATGAATTCAAAATTTAGAACTAAACTTCTGCAACTGGTTCACAGGCACGGTTACCTggatcagggccggccttag